GATGGCGTGCCAGCCGGCCTCGTCCATGCCCTCCGGCAAGTGAGCCGCCACCCGTTCGTATTCGAACTGGTGGACGATCGCGGCGTTGAGCCGACCAAGCTCGTCCTCGTCGAACTTGGCCGGAGCCCGGCCGAAAGTCGACAGGTCAAAGGTGTTCAACAGCACATCGCGGTCGGCGATCGGCTCGACCGGGAGCGAGGTACCTAGACGGGCGAGCAGTGCGACTATCGCTTCGGGTTCGATGCCGCGCTCGCGAAAGGCGTCGCAGCCGAGCGAGCCGAGCCGCTTGGACAGCTTGCCCTCGCGCCCGACCAGCAGCGCCTCGTGCGCGAAACGCGGCGGCGGCGCGCCGAGCGCGGTAAACATCTGGATCTGGACCGCCGTGTTCGAGACGTGGTCCTCGCCGCGCAGGACCTGCGTCACGCCCATCTCGATATCGTCGACCGCGCTCGGCAACATATAGAGCCAGCTGCCGTTGGCGCGGCGGATCACGGGATCGGAAAGCTGCGCCGGATCGAATTTCTGTGCGCCCCGCACGCCATCTTCCCAGGCGATCGGCTCGACATGGTCGAGCTTGAAGCGCCAGTGGGGGGCGATCCCTTCCGCCTCCTTCGCCGCGCGCTGCTCGTCCGTCAGCGAGAGCGCCGCACGGTCGTAGATCGGCGGCAGACCGCGGCCGAGCGCAACCTTGCGCTTGAGCTCCAGCTCCTGCGCGCTTTCATATGCCGGGTAGATGCGGCCGGATGCGCGCAGCTGCTCGAAGGCCCGCTCGTAATGGTGGAGGCGCTGCGACTGGCGTTCCTCGCCGTCGATCGCGATCCCGAGCCAGGCGAGATCGGCGCGGATCGCGTCGACATATTCCTCCCGGCTGCGCGCGGCATCGGTGTCGTCAATCCGCAGCAGGAAACGCCCGCCCGCCTGTTTCGCGAGCATCCAGTTGTGCAACGCGGTGCGGATATTGCCGACATGGAGCCGCCCGGTGGGCGAGGGAGCGAAGCGGGTGACGGTCATAGCCCCCGCGCCCTAGCCAAGCCGTGCGACCATTGCGAACGCTATTGCGAGAAGAGGGTCACGCTTCTTCCGCCACCCGAAATGCGGATGCCGTTCTCCGGCGTGCGCTCGATCCGCTCGCCTGCGAGAAGCACGTCCACCACCTCGGACAGGCGCGGCGGCGGAGCGATGCCGCAGATGAGGGGTGGGGGCGGCGGCGGAGGTTCGCCGGCTGCGGGAGGGGGCGAAGGTGAAGGCGGTGGTTCAGGGGCGCTCGCCATGAAACGATCGCCCTCGATCCTGTACATGATTGCATGACCGGCGCAGCGCGGGGTCCACCATATTTCCCGGTCGTTTGCGCCGAGCGCCAGACCATAGGGTTCGTCGAACGGGGCGCCGTCGATCCCGGCCCCGCGGTAGGCCCCATCAAGTGTGGCCGGCGCTGCGAGCAAGGGTGCGGGTGGAACCTCGCGCTCCCCGGGCGAGGAGGCATCCGTCCTGCGATCCTGTATTTCGCCGCATCCCGTAAGGAGGAGCGCCAATATGGCAGCGCCGATCGTCGGTCTCATCCGCGTTTCTCCTTCACTCCCGAGGCCCGGACATGAAAAAGGCCCCGCCGGATCGCTCCGGGGGGCCTTTCTCGACGTTCGGTCACGGGATGGCCGATCAGGCTTCCGTATCGTCCGTTTCTTCCTTCTCGACGGCTTCGGGCGCTTCGGCCTCGTCGCCGCGCAGGTATTCGCCTGCATCGGCGTCGGTGCCGTGGGTCTCGCCTTCCATCACCGCCAGCGGATCGTCGCCGATCGCTGCTTCGGGGCCCTGCGCGAGTTCGGCCTCGTGCTCTTCCTCGGCAGTCTGGGCAGCGATAATCGCCTCCTGCGCCTTCTTCCACTGGGCACGGAGCGCGGCATCGCGGCCCGAGGCGGTGACCCGCAGCCGGTTCATGCCCGCGCCGGTGCCGGCGGGGATGAGGCGTCCGACGATCACGTTCTCCTTGAGACCGATCAGCGTGTCCTTCTTGCCCTCGACTGCGGCCTGGGTGAGCACGCGCGTCGTCTCCTGGAACGAGGCAGCCGAGATGAACGAACGCGTCTGCAGCGAAGCCTTGGTGATCCCGAGCAGGATCGGCTTGCCTTCGGCCGGCTTCTTGCCCTTGCCGAGCTTGGCGTTGGTCTGGTTCATCTCTTCCAGATCGACCTGTTCGCCGGGCAGGAGGACGGTGTCGCCGCCTTCCGTGATCTCGACCTTGAGCAGCATCTGGCGGACGATCGTCTCGATGTGCTTGTCGTTGATCTTCACGCCCTGCAAGCGATAGACTTCCTGGATCTCGTTGACGAGATACTCGGCCAGCGCCTCAACGCCCATGACCTCGAGGATGTCGTGCGGGTTCGGCGCGCCGGAGATGAGCGTGTCGCCCTTCTTGACGTGGTCGCCTTCCTGAACGTCGATCACCTTGGTCTTGGGGATGAGGTATTCCACCGGATCCCCTTCCTCCGGAACGATCGCGATCTTCCGCTTGGCCTTGTACTCACGGACGAACTCGATCTTGCCCGAGATCTTGGCGATCACTGACATGTCCTTGGGCAGACGCGCCTCGAACAGCTCCGCCACCCGCGGCAGACCGCCGGTGATGTCGCGGGTCTTGGCCGCCTCGCGCGAGGCACGGGCGAGGATGTCGCCGGCCTGCACTTCCTGTCCGTCCTCGACCGACAGCGTGGTGCCCGGAGCCAGCAGGTAACGCTGCGCCTCGGTTTCCTCGTCGGTCTGACCCTCACCCAACAGAGTCAGGCGCGGGCGAAGGTCGTCCTTCTTCTTGCGGCCGCTGGCGCGAATCTCGGTGACCACGCGCTGGGCGATACCGGTCGCATCGTCGAGCTGCTCTTCCAGCGTGGTGCCCTCGATCAGGTCCTGATAGCGGACCACGCCCGAGGTTTCCGTGATGATCGGCAGCGAGAACGGATCCCATTCGGCGAGGCGATCGCCTTCGGAGACCTTGTCGCCGTCCTTGTGCATCAGCACCGTGCCGTAGGGCACCTTGTGGATCTCGCGCTCGCGGCCCTCGGCATCGATCACCGCCAGTTCGCCGTTGCGGGCGAGCGACAGGATGCGGCCCCGCTTGTCGACGATGGTCGGCATGTCGCGATAGACGACCTTACCGTCCGAGATCGATTCGAGGTGGCTCGTCTCGTTGAGCTGCGCCGCGCCGCCGATGTGGAAGGTCCGCATGGTGAGCTGCGTGCCCGGTTCGCCAATCGACTGCGCCGCGATGACCCCGACGGCCTCGCCGATATTGACCGGCGTACCGCGGGCAAGGTCGCGGCCGTAGCAGGTCGCGCATACGCCCTGCTCGGCCTCGCAAACCAGCGGGGACCGAATCTTGGCGACCTGCACCTCGGCTTCCTCGATGGCCTTGACCATCGGCTCGTCGAGCAGCGTGCCGGCCTTGGCGATCACCTCGCCCGTCGCCGCGTTGACCGCATCTTCCGCCAGTGTCCGGCCGAGAATGCGCTCGCCGAGCGAGGCGATGACAGAACCGCCCTGCACGATGGCACGCATGTCGAGCGCGTTGGTGGTCTTGCAGTCTTCCTCGACGATGACGCAGTCCTGCGACACGTCGACGAGACGACGGGTCAGGTAACCCGAGTTCGCCGTCTTCAACGCGGTGTCCGCGAGACCCTTGCGGGCGCCGTGGGTCGAGTTGAAGTATTCGAGGACGTTGAGGCCTTCCTTGAAGTTCGAGATGATCGGGTTCTCGATGATCTCGCCCGACGGCTTGGCCATCAGGCCACGCATCCCGGCGAGCTGCTTCATCTGCGCGGGACTGCCACGCGCACCGGAATGGCTCATCATGTAGATCGAGTTGATCTGCGCCTGCTTGCCATCGTCTCCGATCGGCTGGGCCTTGATCTCGTCCATCATGGCATCGGCCACCTGGTCGCCGCAACGGCTCCAGGCGTCGATCACCTTGTTGTACTTTTCTTGCTGGGTGATCAGACCGTCCTGATACTGCTGCTCGTAACCGGCGACGAGTTCCTTGGTCTCATCGACCAGCTTTTCCTTCGCGTCGGGGATGATCATGTCATCCTTGCCGAAGGAGATGCCGGCCTTGAACGCGTTGCGGAAACCGAGCGTCATGATGGCGTCGGCGAACAGCACCGTGTCCTTCTGGCCGGTGTGGCGATAGACCTGGTCGATGACATCGCCGATTTCCTTCTTCGTAAGAAGGCGGTTGATGACGTCGTAGGGAACCTTGTGGTTCTTCGGCAGGCATTCGCCGATCAGCATGCGTCCCGGCGTGGTGACGAAGCGCTTCATCTGCGTGTTGCCGTTCTCGTCGGCCTGCGGGACGCGCGCCATCACCTTGGTGTGAAGCGTGACCTGCTTGGTCTCGAGCGCCTGGTGCACTTCGGCCATGTCCGAGAACATCGGCAGGCGCTCGTGCTGCTCGCCCTTGGTCTCGCCTTCGACGAATTCCGGCGACTTCTCCTGCCGTTCCATCGACAGGTAGTAGAGGCCCAGCACCATGTCCTGCGAGGGCACGATGATCGGCTTGCCGTTGGCGGGCGAGAGGATGTTGTTGGTGGACATCATCAGCACGCGCGCTTCGAGCTGGGCTTCCAGCGAAAGCGGCACGTGGACCGCCATCTGGTCGCCGTCGAAGTCGGCGTTGAAGGCCGAACAGACGAGCGGGTGAAGCTGGATCGCCTTGCCCTCGATCAGCACAGGCTCGAACGCCTGGATGCCGAGACGGTGAAGTGTCGGCGCGCGGTTCAGGAGAACCGGATGCTCGCGGATGACTTCATCCAGGATGTCCCAGACTTCCTTGCGCTCCTTCTCGACCCACTTCTTGGCCTGCTTGAGAGTCATGGACAGACCCTTGGCGTCGAGACGGGCGTAGATGAACGGCTTGAACAGCTCGAGCGCCATCTTCTTGGGCAGACCGCACTGGTGCAGCTTCAGTTCCGGCCCGGTCACGATGACCGAACGGCCCGAATAGTCGACGCGCTTGCCGAGCAGGTTCTGGCGGAAGCGGCCCTGCTTGCCCTTGAGCATGTCGGACAGCGACTTCAGCGGACGCTTGTTGGCGCCCGTGATGACGCGGCCGCGACGACCGTTGTCGAACAGGGCGTCGACCGATTCCTGCAACATGCGCTTTTCGTTACGCACGATGATGTCGGGCGCGCGCAGTTCGATCAGGCGCTTCAAGCGGTTGTTGCGGTTGATGACGCGGCGATAGAGATCGTTGAGGTCGGACGTCGCGAAACGGCCGCCGTCGAGCGGCACGAGCGGGCGCAGTTCGGGCGGGATGACCGGCACGACTTCGAGGATCATCCATTCCGGGCGATTGCCGGATTCGATGAAGCTCTCGACGACCTTCAGCCGCTTGATGATCTTCTTGGGCTTCAGCGCCGACTTGGTGGTCGCGAGCTCTTCGAGAAGGTCGACCTTCTCCTGTTCGAGATCGAGATCCATCAGCATGGCCTTGACCGCTTCGGCACCGATGCCGGCGGAGAAAGCGTCCTCGCCATATTCGTCCTGCGCTTCGAGCAGCTCGTCCTCGGTCAGGAGCTGGAACTTCTCCATCGGAGTAAGGCCCGGCTCGGTGACGACGTAGCTTTCGAAATAAAGGATCCGCTCGAGCTGCTTCAGCTGCATGTCGAGCAACAGGCCGATGCGGCTCGGCAACGACTTCAGGAACCAGATATGGGCGACCGGCGCGGCCAGTTCGATATGGCCCATGCGCTCGCGCCGGACCTTGGTCACGGTAACCTCGACGCCGCACTTCTCGCAGACGACGCCCTTGTATTTCATGCGCTTGTACTTGCCGCACAGGCACTCGTAATCCTTCACCGGGCCGAAGATCCGCGCGCAGAACAGGCCGTCACGCTCGGGCTTGAACGTGCGGTAGTTGATCGTTTCGGGCTTCTTGATCTCGCCGAAGCTCCACGAGCGAATGCGCTCGGGGCTGGCGATGCCGATCTGGATCTCGTCGAAGGTTTCAGGCTTCGCGAGCTGGTTGGTGAATTTGGTCAGTTCGTTCATTTCTCAATTCCCTCTGAGGGATAAATCCGGGGCGGTTGAGGGGGCGGCCGACCGAACCCAGTCGGCAGCCGCCCCATCCAGATCATTCGGCCGCGATCGCCAGACCGCCGTCGTCGTCTTCCTCACCGTCGGCCAGCGAGGTGAGCTCGACGTTGAGGCCGAGGCTGCGCATTTCCTTGACGAGCACGTTGAAGCTCTCGGGAATGCCCGCCTCGAAAGTGTCGTCGCCCTTGACGATGGCTTCGTAGACCTTGGTCCGCCCGATCACGTCATCCGACTTCACGGTCAGGATTTCCTGCAAGGTATACGCCGCGCCGTAGGCCTGGAGCGCCCAGACCTCCATCTCGCCGAAGCGCTGGCCGCCGAACTGCGCCTTGCCGCCCAGCGGCTGCTGGGTGACGAGCGAGTACGGACCGATCGAACGCGCGTGGATCTTGTCGTCGACCAGGTGGTGCAGCTTGAGCATGTAGATGATGCCAACGGTGACCTTGCGGTCGAAGGCTTCACCCGTGCGCCCGTCGAACAGCACCGACTGGCCCGAGCTGTGCAGGCCGGCTTTCTCCAGCTCGACAGTCACGTCGCCTTCGCGGGCGCCGTCAAAGACCGGAGTGCCCATCGGAACGCCGGCGGTCAGGTTCCCGGCGAGTTCGACGATATCCTCGGTCGAACGGCTGTCGATGTCGCCGTGATACTGGTCGCCATAAGTCAGCTTCAGACGCTCGATCACCGCTTCGGGCGGCTTCGCATTGGCATAGTCCTGCGCCGCATTCGGGTTGGCCATGCGCCATTCCTCGAGCGCGTCGCCGATCTGGTGGCCCAGATTGCGGGCCGCCATGCCGAGATGCGTTTCGAAGATCTGGCCGACATTCATGCGGCTCGGCACGCCGAGCGGGTTGAGCACGAGATCGACCGGGGTCCCGTCCTCGAGAAACGGCATGTCCTCGATCGGCAGGATGCGGCTGATGACGCCCTTGTTCCCGTGACGGCCGGCCATCTTGTCGCCCGGCTGCAGCTTGCGCTTCACCGCGACGAAGACCTTGACCATCTTGAGCACGCCCGGGGCGAGCTCGTCACCGCGTTCGAGCTTTTCCTTGCGGTCCTCGAACTTGGCATCGATGACCTTCACGGCCTCGTCGTACTGGCCCTTGATGGCTTCGAGCTGCTGCTGCCGGCTGTCGTCGGCGACCGCGAACTTGAACCATTCGTGACGATCGACCCCGTCGAGCAGTTCCTCGTTGATCTCGACGCCCTTCTTCACGCCCTTGGGCACAGCCGAAGCGGTCTGGCCGACAAGCATATCGCGCAGGCGGTTGTAGGTCGCCCGGTTGAGAATGGCGCGCTCGTCCGCCGCATCCTTGCGGAGGCGTTCGATTTCCTCGTTCTGGATCGCGCGGGTACGGTCGTCGATCTCGATGCCATGCCGGTTGAACACCCGCACCTCGACCACCGTGCCGGACACGCCCGGCGGCAGCCGCAACGAGGTGTCGCGCACGTCGCTTGCCTTCTCGCCGAAGATGGCGCGCAGCAGCTTTTCTTCCGGCGTCATCGGGCTCTCGCCCTTGGGCGTGATCTTGCCCGCCAGAATGTCGCCCGGATGCACTTCCGCGCCGATATAGACGATGCCCGCCTCGTCGAGGTTGCGCAGGGCCTCCTCGCCGACATTGGGAATGTCGCGGGTGATGTCTTCCGGCCCGAGCTTGGTGTCGCGGGCCATCACCTCGAACTCCTCGATGTGGATCGAGGTGAACACGTCGTCCTTCACGATGCGCTCGGAGATGAGGATGGAGTCCTCGTAGTTGTAGCCGTTCCAGGGCATGAAGGCGACGAGGCTGTTCTTGCCCAGCGCTAGCTCACCCAGATCGGTAGAGGGGCCATCGGCGATGATGTCGCCCTGTTCGACCGTCTCGCCCACCTTCACCAGCGGGCGCTGGTTGATGCAGGTGTTCTGGTTGGAACGCTGGAACTTCTGCAGCGAGTAGATGTCGACGCCCGACTGGCCGGGCTCGACCTCGCCAATGGCGCGGATCACGATACGCGTCGCGTCCACCTGGTCGACGATGCCGCCGCGCGTGGCGGTGATCGCCGCGCCGGAATCGCGGGCCACGGTCTCTTCCATGCCGGTGCCGACCCACGGCGCCTCGGCCTTGACCAGCGGCACCGCCTGGCGCTGCATGTTCGAGCCCATCAGCGCGCGGTTGGCGTCGTCGTTTTCCAGAAACGGAATGAGCGAGGCGGCGACCGAGACGAGCTGCTTGGGGCTGACATCCATCAGCGTGATCTGCTCGCGCGGGGCCATCAGGTTGTCGCCGTTGTGACGGGCCGACACCAGTTCCTCGGCAAAGCCGGCACTCTCGTCGAGCTCGGCCGAAGCCTGCGCGACGGTGTGCTTCTGCTCTTCCATGGCGGAGAGGTAGATCACGTCTTCGGTGACCTTGCCGTCCTTTACCTGGCGATAGGGCGTCTCGATGAAGCCGTACTTGTTCACCCGGCTGAAGCTGGCGAGCGAGTTGATCAGGCCGATATTCGGGCCTTCCGGCGTCTCGATCGGGCAGATGCGGCCATAGTGCGTCGGGTGGACGTCGCGGACTTCGAAGCCCGCACGCTCACGGGTAAGACCACCCGGCCCGAGCGCCGACACGCGGCGCTTGTGGGTGACTTCGGACAGCGGGTTGGTCTGGTCCATGAACTGCGAGAGCTGGCTGGAACCGAAGAACTCGCGCACCGCGGCCACGGCGGGCTTGGCGTTGATGAGGTCGTTCGGCATCACGGTGCTGACGTCGACCGAGCTCATGCGCTCCTTGACCGCGCGTTCCATGCGCAGCAGGCCGACGCGGTACTGGTTCTCCAGCAGTTCGCCGACCGAACGCACGCGGCGGTTGCCGAGATTGTCGATGTCGTCGACTTCGCCCTTGCCGTCCTTGAGGTCGACCAGTTCCTTGACCACGGCGAGGATGTCTTCCTTGCGCAACGTGGTCACGGTGTCCTCGGCATCGAGCTCGAGACGCATGTTAAGCTTCACGCGGCCGACTGCCGAGAGGTCGTAGCGCTCGCTGTCGAAGAACAGGCCTTCGAACAGGGCCTCGGCGGTTTCCTTGGTCGGCGGCTCGCCCGGACGCATGACCTTGTAGATCGCCTCCAGACCCTCGTCGCGGTTCTCGG
The genomic region above belongs to Qipengyuania spongiae and contains:
- the gltX gene encoding glutamate--tRNA ligase, producing MTVTRFAPSPTGRLHVGNIRTALHNWMLAKQAGGRFLLRIDDTDAARSREEYVDAIRADLAWLGIAIDGEERQSQRLHHYERAFEQLRASGRIYPAYESAQELELKRKVALGRGLPPIYDRAALSLTDEQRAAKEAEGIAPHWRFKLDHVEPIAWEDGVRGAQKFDPAQLSDPVIRRANGSWLYMLPSAVDDIEMGVTQVLRGEDHVSNTAVQIQMFTALGAPPPRFAHEALLVGREGKLSKRLGSLGCDAFRERGIEPEAIVALLARLGTSLPVEPIADRDVLLNTFDLSTFGRAPAKFDEDELGRLNAAIVHQFEYERVAAHLPEGMDEAGWHAIRPNLSRIAEAGDWWRIVTGPVDGHTFGEDDRAYLAEAARVMESNDLFASGEPWQALTTALKGTTGRKGKALFLPLRQALTGMDHGPDMGELLPLIGAERAHARLVAAAAAG
- the rpoB gene encoding DNA-directed RNA polymerase subunit beta, whose amino-acid sequence is MATKAPTKKSVNQKASGTAKRRIRKIFGDIHEVVDMPNLIEVQRESYEQFLRSDKEIDYVSGLEKTLRSVFPIRDFAGTAELDFVNYELEPPKYDIVECRQRGITYAAPMKVTLRLIVFEVDQETETRSVLDIKEQDVYMGDMPLMTQNGTFVINGTERVIVSQMHRSPGVLFDHDRGKTHSSGKLLFAARIIPYRGSWLDFEFDAKDIVNVRIDRKRKLPVTSLLFALGLDAEDILTHFYETVSWKRATGKKGEGWTIPFVPDQWRGFKPAFPLVDAKTGEEMFAAGHKISPRAANKAKKDGLETLLLPTEEIFGRYAARDMIDEKTGRIWIEAGEEVSPENLEALDKAGVDAIDLLDIDHINTGPWMLNTLQADKAENRDEGLEAIYKVMRPGEPPTKETAEALFEGLFFDSERYDLSAVGRVKLNMRLELDAEDTVTTLRKEDILAVVKELVDLKDGKGEVDDIDNLGNRRVRSVGELLENQYRVGLLRMERAVKERMSSVDVSTVMPNDLINAKPAVAAVREFFGSSQLSQFMDQTNPLSEVTHKRRVSALGPGGLTRERAGFEVRDVHPTHYGRICPIETPEGPNIGLINSLASFSRVNKYGFIETPYRQVKDGKVTEDVIYLSAMEEQKHTVAQASAELDESAGFAEELVSARHNGDNLMAPREQITLMDVSPKQLVSVAASLIPFLENDDANRALMGSNMQRQAVPLVKAEAPWVGTGMEETVARDSGAAITATRGGIVDQVDATRIVIRAIGEVEPGQSGVDIYSLQKFQRSNQNTCINQRPLVKVGETVEQGDIIADGPSTDLGELALGKNSLVAFMPWNGYNYEDSILISERIVKDDVFTSIHIEEFEVMARDTKLGPEDITRDIPNVGEEALRNLDEAGIVYIGAEVHPGDILAGKITPKGESPMTPEEKLLRAIFGEKASDVRDTSLRLPPGVSGTVVEVRVFNRHGIEIDDRTRAIQNEEIERLRKDAADERAILNRATYNRLRDMLVGQTASAVPKGVKKGVEINEELLDGVDRHEWFKFAVADDSRQQQLEAIKGQYDEAVKVIDAKFEDRKEKLERGDELAPGVLKMVKVFVAVKRKLQPGDKMAGRHGNKGVISRILPIEDMPFLEDGTPVDLVLNPLGVPSRMNVGQIFETHLGMAARNLGHQIGDALEEWRMANPNAAQDYANAKPPEAVIERLKLTYGDQYHGDIDSRSTEDIVELAGNLTAGVPMGTPVFDGAREGDVTVELEKAGLHSSGQSVLFDGRTGEAFDRKVTVGIIYMLKLHHLVDDKIHARSIGPYSLVTQQPLGGKAQFGGQRFGEMEVWALQAYGAAYTLQEILTVKSDDVIGRTKVYEAIVKGDDTFEAGIPESFNVLVKEMRSLGLNVELTSLADGEEDDDGGLAIAAE
- the rpoC gene encoding DNA-directed RNA polymerase subunit beta', whose protein sequence is MNELTKFTNQLAKPETFDEIQIGIASPERIRSWSFGEIKKPETINYRTFKPERDGLFCARIFGPVKDYECLCGKYKRMKYKGVVCEKCGVEVTVTKVRRERMGHIELAAPVAHIWFLKSLPSRIGLLLDMQLKQLERILYFESYVVTEPGLTPMEKFQLLTEDELLEAQDEYGEDAFSAGIGAEAVKAMLMDLDLEQEKVDLLEELATTKSALKPKKIIKRLKVVESFIESGNRPEWMILEVVPVIPPELRPLVPLDGGRFATSDLNDLYRRVINRNNRLKRLIELRAPDIIVRNEKRMLQESVDALFDNGRRGRVITGANKRPLKSLSDMLKGKQGRFRQNLLGKRVDYSGRSVIVTGPELKLHQCGLPKKMALELFKPFIYARLDAKGLSMTLKQAKKWVEKERKEVWDILDEVIREHPVLLNRAPTLHRLGIQAFEPVLIEGKAIQLHPLVCSAFNADFDGDQMAVHVPLSLEAQLEARVLMMSTNNILSPANGKPIIVPSQDMVLGLYYLSMERQEKSPEFVEGETKGEQHERLPMFSDMAEVHQALETKQVTLHTKVMARVPQADENGNTQMKRFVTTPGRMLIGECLPKNHKVPYDVINRLLTKKEIGDVIDQVYRHTGQKDTVLFADAIMTLGFRNAFKAGISFGKDDMIIPDAKEKLVDETKELVAGYEQQYQDGLITQQEKYNKVIDAWSRCGDQVADAMMDEIKAQPIGDDGKQAQINSIYMMSHSGARGSPAQMKQLAGMRGLMAKPSGEIIENPIISNFKEGLNVLEYFNSTHGARKGLADTALKTANSGYLTRRLVDVSQDCVIVEEDCKTTNALDMRAIVQGGSVIASLGERILGRTLAEDAVNAATGEVIAKAGTLLDEPMVKAIEEAEVQVAKIRSPLVCEAEQGVCATCYGRDLARGTPVNIGEAVGVIAAQSIGEPGTQLTMRTFHIGGAAQLNETSHLESISDGKVVYRDMPTIVDKRGRILSLARNGELAVIDAEGREREIHKVPYGTVLMHKDGDKVSEGDRLAEWDPFSLPIITETSGVVRYQDLIEGTTLEEQLDDATGIAQRVVTEIRASGRKKKDDLRPRLTLLGEGQTDEETEAQRYLLAPGTTLSVEDGQEVQAGDILARASREAAKTRDITGGLPRVAELFEARLPKDMSVIAKISGKIEFVREYKAKRKIAIVPEEGDPVEYLIPKTKVIDVQEGDHVKKGDTLISGAPNPHDILEVMGVEALAEYLVNEIQEVYRLQGVKINDKHIETIVRQMLLKVEITEGGDTVLLPGEQVDLEEMNQTNAKLGKGKKPAEGKPILLGITKASLQTRSFISAASFQETTRVLTQAAVEGKKDTLIGLKENVIVGRLIPAGTGAGMNRLRVTASGRDAALRAQWKKAQEAIIAAQTAEEEHEAELAQGPEAAIGDDPLAVMEGETHGTDADAGEYLRGDEAEAPEAVEKEETDDTEA